The Clostridium sp. AWRP genome has a window encoding:
- a CDS encoding IS256 family transposase, translating into MTDGKRNIITSLISEYDIKSAEDIQDALKDLLGGTLQEMLEGEMDNHLGYEKYGRSDEANYRNGKKSKKVRSKYGEVEIDVPQDRNSTFQPQAVAKRQKDISSIEDKIISMYAKGMTTRQISEIIEDIYGFEASESMISNITDRILPEIEQWQQRPLSTVYPIVFIDAVHFSVRDNGIVKKLAAYIIMGINDAGIKDVLSINIGENESSKYWLGVLNELKNRGVKDILILCADGLSGIKESINASFPDTEYQRCIVHQTRNTLKYVSYKHKKDFAKDLKSIYQAPSEETAHKNLEIVTKKWNDKYPGSMRSWLKNWDAITPIFKFSPEVRKVIYTTNAIESLNSTYRRLNSQRSVFPSDTALLKALYLATFEATKKWTSVLRNWGKVYGELSIMYDGRLPE; encoded by the coding sequence ATGACAGATGGTAAGAGAAATATTATAACTTCTCTTATAAGTGAGTATGATATCAAATCTGCAGAGGACATTCAAGATGCACTGAAAGATCTACTGGGAGGAACTCTTCAGGAGATGCTGGAAGGTGAGATGGACAACCATCTTGGCTATGAAAAGTATGGACGCTCAGATGAAGCTAACTACAGGAATGGTAAGAAAAGCAAGAAAGTACGAAGTAAATATGGTGAAGTAGAGATTGATGTACCTCAAGATAGGAACAGTACATTTCAGCCGCAGGCTGTAGCAAAGCGCCAGAAGGACATATCAAGCATAGAAGACAAAATAATATCGATGTATGCAAAAGGTATGACTACAAGACAAATATCTGAAATTATTGAAGACATATATGGTTTTGAAGCAAGTGAAAGTATGATATCTAACATAACAGACCGCATATTACCAGAGATTGAACAGTGGCAGCAGCGTCCATTGTCTACAGTTTATCCAATTGTTTTCATAGATGCAGTACATTTTTCTGTTAGAGATAATGGTATAGTAAAAAAACTTGCTGCCTATATAATCATGGGAATAAATGATGCCGGAATAAAAGATGTGCTTTCCATAAATATAGGTGAGAACGAGAGCAGCAAATACTGGCTTGGTGTTCTAAATGAGCTTAAGAACAGAGGAGTTAAAGATATTCTTATACTTTGTGCAGATGGTCTTTCTGGCATAAAAGAATCTATAAATGCGTCCTTTCCGGACACAGAGTACCAAAGATGCATCGTACATCAGACAAGAAATACACTTAAATATGTATCTTATAAACACAAGAAAGATTTTGCAAAGGATCTTAAGAGTATATATCAGGCTCCATCTGAGGAAACTGCTCATAAAAATCTGGAAATTGTAACTAAGAAGTGGAATGATAAATATCCAGGATCTATGCGAAGCTGGTTGAAAAATTGGGATGCTATAACCCCTATATTCAAATTTTCACCAGAAGTCAGAAAAGTAATATATACAACGAATGCCATAGAAAGCCTTAATAGCACATACCGCAGATTAAACAGTCAAAGAAGCGTATTTCCAAGTGATACTGCACTTCTAAAGGCACTTTATCTTGCAACATTTGAGGCAACTAAGAAATGGACGTCAGTCCTCAGAAACTGGGGTAAGGTTTATGGTGAACTATCCATAATGTATGATGGCAGACTTCCCGAATAA
- a CDS encoding SDR family NAD(P)-dependent oxidoreductase has translation MNILVTGGAGFIGHWIVKKLLEDGHRVTAFDNLSNGRIENIQEFKNNSNFKFIGGDVRDENKLDEIFKEKFDIVYHLAASINVQDSIEDPRTTFYNDVVGTFNILERARVQMFGRNGKMDGDGWVLDANEDTYPCKVVFTSTCMLYDVSGQEGIDEKHPVKPVSPYGGSKIAAENMVLSYYNAYKLPAVVVRPFNTYGPFQKTGGEGGVVAAFINNSLHSRNINIYGSGEQTRDLLYVKDCARFLAMAGYCDKVNGQIVNVGTGRDVTINELAQIITKNRVKVRHVKHIYPQSEIMKLKCNYKKARDLINWEPEYTLEKGIEETERWIEGTKLLK, from the coding sequence ATGAACATATTAGTTACAGGAGGAGCTGGCTTTATTGGACACTGGATAGTAAAAAAACTGCTGGAAGATGGTCATAGAGTTACAGCCTTTGATAATTTATCTAATGGAAGAATTGAGAATATACAGGAATTTAAAAATAATTCTAATTTCAAGTTTATAGGTGGAGACGTAAGAGATGAAAATAAGTTAGATGAAATATTTAAAGAAAAGTTTGATATAGTATATCATTTGGCGGCATCTATAAATGTTCAAGACAGCATTGAGGATCCAAGGACTACTTTTTATAACGATGTAGTAGGTACTTTTAATATACTTGAGAGAGCTAGAGTTCAAATGTTCGGCAGAAATGGAAAGATGGATGGAGACGGTTGGGTCCTTGATGCTAATGAAGATACTTATCCATGTAAAGTTGTGTTTACTAGTACGTGTATGCTTTATGATGTGTCAGGGCAGGAAGGAATAGATGAAAAGCATCCAGTAAAGCCTGTGTCACCTTATGGCGGAAGTAAAATAGCAGCAGAAAATATGGTACTTTCCTATTACAATGCATATAAACTTCCAGCGGTAGTGGTAAGGCCTTTTAATACTTATGGGCCATTTCAGAAAACTGGAGGAGAAGGCGGCGTAGTTGCTGCATTTATAAACAATTCACTGCATAGTAGAAATATAAATATATATGGTTCAGGAGAGCAGACTAGAGATCTTCTATATGTCAAGGATTGTGCGAGATTTTTGGCAATGGCAGGGTATTGTGATAAAGTTAATGGGCAGATAGTTAATGTTGGTACTGGAAGAGATGTTACTATAAATGAATTAGCCCAAATTATTACGAAAAACAGAGTTAAAGTAAGACATGTAAAACATATTTATCCTCAAAGTGAAATTATGAAATTAAAGTGTAATTATAAGAAGGCAAGAGACCTTATAAATTGGGAACCGGAATATACATTGGAGAAGGGAATTGAAGAAACTGAACGCTGGATAGAGGGAACTAAACTGCTAAAATAG
- a CDS encoding nucleotidyltransferase domain-containing protein — protein MNIDKDKVNKIIQFLTENIKPYLIYLFGSSVNGIFREDSDIDIAFISDINTTDYEIFMLAQKLANILKRDVDLINLKKASTVFRIQVIAKGENIYCIDNKRRAYFEMYSFKDYAVLNEEREVILKSIKKRGHIYE, from the coding sequence TTGAATATAGATAAAGATAAAGTAAATAAAATAATTCAATTTCTTACTGAAAATATAAAACCATATTTAATATATTTATTTGGTTCAAGTGTAAATGGAATTTTTAGAGAAGATAGTGACATTGATATTGCTTTTATTAGTGATATTAATACTACAGACTATGAAATATTTATGTTAGCACAAAAGCTTGCAAATATATTAAAAAGGGATGTTGATTTAATTAACTTAAAAAAAGCATCTACTGTATTTAGAATTCAGGTAATAGCTAAAGGAGAAAATATATATTGCATTGATAATAAAAGAAGGGCTTATTTTGAAATGTACTCTTTTAAGGATTATGCTGTATTAAATGAAGAAAGGGAAGTAATACTTAAAAGTATAAAGAAAAGAGGGCATATATATGAATGA